A DNA window from Porphyromonas gingivalis ATCC 33277 contains the following coding sequences:
- a CDS encoding nucleoside deaminase has protein sequence MTAPTFATDDIRYMRIALEEARAAADEGEIPIGAVIVCKGQIVARAHNRVERLNDPTAHAEMLAITMAVDAIGGKYLRDCTLYVTVEPCLMCAGALRWTQIPRVVYGASEPKVGYRLFTDHALHPKCHVEGGILADESENLMRSFFAERR, from the coding sequence ATGACAGCCCCTACCTTTGCCACGGATGACATCCGCTACATGCGGATCGCGCTCGAAGAGGCACGAGCGGCTGCTGACGAAGGAGAGATTCCTATCGGAGCCGTGATCGTCTGCAAAGGGCAGATCGTTGCGCGTGCTCACAATAGAGTGGAAAGGCTAAACGACCCTACGGCTCATGCCGAGATGCTTGCCATCACGATGGCCGTAGATGCCATAGGGGGGAAATACCTCCGCGACTGCACGCTGTACGTGACTGTCGAACCCTGCCTGATGTGTGCTGGCGCACTTCGCTGGACACAAATACCGCGAGTAGTGTACGGAGCATCCGAACCCAAAGTGGGCTACAGGCTGTTCACCGATCATGCACTCCATCCCAAATGCCACGTAGAAGGCGGTATATTGGCGGACGAATCGGAGAATCTGATGCGTAGTTTCTTTGCCGAACGGCGGTAG
- a CDS encoding riboflavin synthase, whose protein sequence is MFSGIVEEYAQVTDLRHENDNLHITMTCSFVNELKIDQSIAHNGVCLTVVSKTDTTYTVTAIRETLERSNLGLLQIGDLVNLERSMMMGGRLDGHIVQGHVDQTAVCTAVEEAGGSHYYSFEYKLDKEMARQGYMTVEKGSVCVNGVSLTVCDSGMNNFRVAIIPYTRDHTNFCRIVPGSVVNLEFDIVGKYLSKMLQYQ, encoded by the coding sequence ATGTTTTCCGGAATCGTAGAAGAATATGCCCAAGTGACGGATCTCCGTCACGAAAATGACAATCTGCACATCACGATGACGTGTTCTTTCGTCAATGAACTCAAGATAGACCAAAGCATCGCACACAATGGCGTATGCCTCACCGTAGTCAGCAAGACGGACACCACCTATACCGTGACTGCCATACGCGAAACCCTCGAACGTTCCAACCTCGGACTGCTCCAAATAGGCGATCTCGTCAATCTGGAACGAAGCATGATGATGGGCGGCCGGCTCGATGGACACATCGTGCAGGGACACGTAGATCAGACGGCTGTATGTACCGCTGTGGAAGAAGCCGGCGGCAGCCACTACTATTCGTTCGAATACAAGCTCGACAAGGAGATGGCTCGCCAAGGCTATATGACCGTGGAGAAAGGATCCGTATGCGTCAATGGCGTGAGCCTGACCGTATGCGACTCCGGCATGAACAACTTCCGTGTGGCTATCATCCCCTATACTCGCGACCATACGAACTTCTGCCGCATTGTTCCGGGTAGTGTGGTCAATCTGGAATTCGACATTGTGGGGAAATACCTCAGCAAGATGCTCCAATACCAATGA
- a CDS encoding PASTA domain-containing protein translates to MQLKNFHHKYPVLFHLILMTLASGLILMGILFGLDIYTRHDSSIVMPELRGKDLKEAERLLSSHNLRYELVDSVYDKSLAPGVVVEMVPQSGNTVKPGRIIFLSINARSARKGIVPDLKDMSGRQALAILKGLGFEQVTERYISGDFVNLTDGVELADGRNVLAGTRLPITTPLVLRVINGYAPLPADSSLIDESITYGSSQDSASGKTEEENSESWW, encoded by the coding sequence ATGCAACTAAAGAATTTTCATCATAAATATCCCGTCCTCTTCCACCTGATTTTGATGACTTTGGCTTCAGGGCTTATCCTCATGGGTATCTTGTTCGGACTGGATATTTACACGAGACACGACAGCTCTATCGTGATGCCGGAGTTGCGTGGCAAAGACTTGAAGGAGGCAGAGCGTTTGCTGTCGAGCCATAATCTTCGCTACGAACTTGTCGATTCCGTTTATGACAAATCCTTGGCTCCGGGTGTCGTAGTAGAAATGGTTCCACAGAGCGGCAATACCGTCAAACCGGGGCGGATCATTTTCCTTTCGATCAATGCGAGATCGGCACGGAAGGGGATCGTCCCTGATCTGAAAGATATGTCCGGCCGCCAAGCTCTGGCCATCCTGAAAGGATTGGGCTTCGAACAAGTCACAGAGCGATACATCTCAGGCGATTTTGTCAATCTGACAGACGGAGTCGAACTGGCCGATGGCCGGAATGTACTTGCCGGTACTCGCCTGCCGATAACGACTCCGTTGGTGCTACGGGTGATCAACGGCTATGCGCCGCTTCCTGCTGATTCGTCACTGATCGACGAATCGATCACCTACGGTTCATCGCAGGACAGTGCTTCGGGGAAGACCGAAGAGGAGAATAGCGAATCGTGGTGGTAA
- a CDS encoding TrmH family RNA methyltransferase has translation MLSVNQIKFLRSLRERKYRLREQAFAVEGPKLVGEMLPFYRCRMLVGTAAMLRAVSTPHDAEVVELPESFDFKRISTQTSPQPLMAVFDLPAEPEPVVEGLTLLLDGVQDPGNVGTILRTADWFGIRHVWLGTGSADVFSPKVVQASMGALARVQPTPLKNTVDTLAYFRRQGIPVYGAFLEGQSLYEAPLPNFTEPAILVLGSEGHGISPEVAAEITDRLTIPASGLSVKGHTESLNVAIATAILCSEWRRRS, from the coding sequence ATGCTTTCTGTCAATCAGATAAAATTCTTGCGAAGCCTGCGCGAACGAAAATATCGTTTGCGAGAGCAAGCTTTCGCAGTGGAAGGGCCTAAGCTCGTCGGCGAGATGCTGCCTTTCTATCGCTGTCGTATGCTTGTCGGCACGGCTGCCATGCTAAGAGCGGTAAGCACACCGCATGATGCCGAAGTGGTGGAGCTACCCGAATCCTTCGACTTCAAGCGCATCAGTACGCAGACCTCTCCGCAGCCACTAATGGCCGTTTTCGATCTGCCTGCAGAGCCAGAGCCGGTAGTGGAAGGGCTGACGCTGCTCTTGGATGGGGTGCAAGATCCGGGCAACGTGGGGACCATCCTACGAACAGCCGACTGGTTCGGTATCCGTCATGTGTGGCTGGGGACAGGTTCAGCCGATGTCTTTTCTCCCAAAGTCGTACAGGCCTCTATGGGAGCATTGGCACGAGTACAGCCGACCCCCCTTAAGAACACGGTCGATACACTGGCTTATTTTCGTCGGCAGGGAATACCCGTTTACGGAGCTTTTTTGGAGGGACAAAGCCTATACGAAGCCCCCTTGCCGAACTTTACCGAACCTGCCATACTCGTCTTGGGCAGTGAGGGGCACGGCATCAGTCCCGAAGTTGCGGCGGAGATTACCGACAGACTTACGATACCGGCTTCCGGTTTGTCTGTGAAAGGGCATACCGAATCGCTCAATGTTGCTATTGCCACAGCCATTTTGTGCTCCGAATGGAGGCGTCGCAGCTGA
- a CDS encoding ribonuclease Z: MAAFSVHILGCGSALPTTHHHPSSQVIDLRDKLYMIDCGEGVQRQFRHEKLHFGRLIHIFISHLHGDHCFGLPGFISTLGLLGRTGTLHVHGPEGIERFLSPILEQFCHRMPYQVEIHTIDASRHALVHEDKSVKVYSIPLSHRIPAVGYLFEEKCRARHLNKAAAEFYNIPLAEYPLIIEGSDYTTPDGRIIPNRHLTTPGTPPRRYAYCSDTEFCPSIVPIIQGVDLLYHEATFMEEDWARAKETFHSTAKEAAEIARQAGAKRLLIGHYSGRYKDVQGLLEEAQSVFKPTIAANERMRIDL; this comes from the coding sequence ATGGCAGCATTCAGTGTACATATATTGGGCTGCGGATCTGCCCTGCCAACCACACACCACCATCCCTCTTCGCAAGTAATCGACCTGCGCGACAAACTCTACATGATCGATTGCGGAGAAGGTGTCCAGCGACAATTCAGACACGAAAAGCTCCATTTCGGACGTCTCATTCATATCTTCATCAGCCATCTCCATGGCGATCACTGTTTCGGTCTGCCCGGATTTATCTCCACGCTCGGTCTGCTGGGGCGTACCGGCACCCTGCATGTGCATGGGCCGGAGGGAATAGAGCGTTTCCTCAGCCCCATATTGGAGCAGTTCTGTCACCGAATGCCCTATCAGGTGGAGATACATACGATCGATGCCTCCCGACATGCGCTTGTACATGAGGACAAATCCGTCAAAGTCTATAGCATACCGCTCAGCCACCGCATCCCTGCGGTGGGCTACCTCTTCGAAGAGAAATGCCGTGCAAGGCATCTGAACAAAGCGGCTGCCGAGTTCTACAATATTCCGCTTGCCGAATATCCCCTCATCATAGAAGGATCCGATTACACGACACCGGATGGGCGGATCATCCCCAACCGACACCTCACGACCCCGGGTACACCACCCAGACGATATGCTTACTGCTCGGACACGGAGTTTTGTCCCTCCATCGTCCCTATTATTCAAGGTGTGGATTTGCTCTACCATGAAGCTACTTTTATGGAGGAGGATTGGGCAAGAGCCAAAGAGACTTTTCACAGTACAGCCAAAGAAGCCGCCGAAATAGCACGACAGGCAGGAGCAAAACGCCTCCTCATCGGGCATTACTCCGGCAGATACAAGGACGTCCAAGGTTTGTTGGAAGAAGCTCAAAGCGTATTCAAGCCAACTATTGCCGCCAATGAAAGAATGCGCATCGATCTGTAA
- a CDS encoding D-alanine--D-alanine ligase: MKKPIVAVIAGGYSGEHSVSLKSAAGILSWLGSEPFSAFLVLIERDRWSVRVSEQREVPLDKNDFSFDLDDERIRFDYAYITIHGTPGENGLLQGYLDMIGIPYNTGDTLVESLTFNKYVCNRFLSGFGIRIADSMRLTGRDTQPDVADLTARMGLPLFVKPNVGGSSIATTKVVEAAQLLPAIGQAFSEGEEVMIERLICGTEVTCGAFLRKKEVVALPVTEVVAHNEFFDFDAKYNGAVEEITPARISDEATRLIQTMTARIYELLNARGIIRVDYIIEADGIPTLLEVNTTPGMTPTSFIPQQVRAAEMDMKEVLCTIIRDGLNETQ; the protein is encoded by the coding sequence ATGAAAAAACCAATTGTGGCTGTCATTGCAGGCGGTTATTCGGGCGAACATTCGGTTTCGCTCAAAAGTGCTGCCGGCATTCTGTCCTGGCTGGGAAGCGAGCCTTTCTCCGCCTTTCTTGTTCTGATCGAACGTGATCGCTGGTCGGTAAGAGTATCGGAGCAGAGAGAGGTTCCACTGGATAAGAACGATTTCAGCTTTGATCTCGATGACGAACGAATACGGTTTGACTATGCTTATATCACCATACATGGAACTCCGGGAGAGAACGGTCTGCTTCAGGGGTATCTCGACATGATCGGCATCCCATACAATACGGGTGACACGCTCGTCGAATCCCTGACTTTCAACAAATATGTGTGCAATCGTTTTCTCTCCGGCTTCGGTATCCGCATTGCCGATTCTATGCGACTGACCGGGCGAGATACTCAGCCCGATGTGGCGGATCTGACAGCACGTATGGGGCTTCCTCTTTTCGTGAAACCCAATGTGGGAGGTTCCAGCATCGCGACTACCAAGGTGGTGGAAGCTGCACAGCTCCTTCCGGCAATAGGACAAGCCTTCTCGGAAGGCGAAGAGGTAATGATAGAGCGTCTGATATGTGGTACCGAGGTTACCTGCGGGGCATTCCTCAGGAAAAAAGAAGTGGTCGCATTGCCTGTTACAGAAGTTGTCGCACATAATGAGTTTTTCGACTTCGATGCCAAATACAACGGAGCTGTAGAGGAAATCACACCGGCGAGAATCAGCGATGAAGCCACTCGATTGATACAGACCATGACTGCGCGCATATACGAGCTTCTCAACGCTCGGGGCATCATACGTGTGGACTATATCATCGAAGCGGATGGTATTCCCACGCTGCTGGAAGTGAACACGACACCGGGCATGACCCCTACGAGCTTTATCCCCCAGCAGGTTCGAGCAGCCGAAATGGATATGAAAGAGGTACTTTGCACTATCATTCGGGATGGACTGAATGAGACCCAATAG
- a CDS encoding aminotransferase class V-fold PLP-dependent enzyme, producing the protein MYDIQKIREDFPILHTRVHGKPLIYLDNAATTQKPIAVLDQIERAYRTFNANIHRGVHHLSQVATEQHENARKRIARYIGAEDPKEVLFTRGTTEAINLVASSFGQAFVRSGDEIIISTLEHHSNIVPWQLLAERTGARLRVIRLTESGELDVEHFRSLLNERTKIVSIAHVSNVLGTINPIRRITDLAHAAGVPVLVDGAQAIAHCRVDVRELGADFYAFSGHKVYAPTGIGVLYGKAEWLEKIPPYHGGGEMIAKVTFEKTTYNELPYKFEAGTPDYVGSTALATALDYIEGLGLEAIATHEDKLLRMATEGVRTFPNARIIGEAEHKSGVLSFLIGDIHPYDLGMLLDRLGIAIRTGHHCAEPLLESMGLNATARASFALYNTEEEVEQFLQALKRVVSMF; encoded by the coding sequence ATGTACGACATTCAAAAAATCAGGGAGGACTTCCCCATCCTCCATACCCGGGTACACGGTAAACCTCTCATCTATCTGGACAATGCCGCCACGACACAGAAACCCATAGCGGTATTAGACCAAATCGAACGAGCCTACCGCACATTCAATGCCAATATCCACCGCGGCGTACACCATCTGAGTCAGGTGGCTACGGAGCAGCACGAAAATGCTCGCAAGCGGATAGCCCGCTACATCGGAGCGGAAGACCCCAAAGAAGTGCTCTTTACGCGCGGCACCACAGAGGCAATCAATCTGGTGGCCTCTTCGTTCGGCCAAGCTTTCGTCCGCTCCGGCGATGAGATTATCATCAGTACCCTCGAACACCATTCGAATATCGTCCCATGGCAACTTTTGGCCGAACGTACCGGCGCTCGGCTCAGAGTGATCCGGTTGACCGAATCGGGCGAACTGGATGTGGAGCATTTCCGGTCTCTACTGAACGAACGTACCAAAATCGTTTCGATAGCCCACGTCAGCAATGTGCTCGGCACCATCAATCCCATACGCCGGATAACGGATTTGGCTCATGCCGCCGGAGTACCCGTTCTGGTCGATGGAGCACAGGCCATCGCCCACTGCCGGGTAGATGTTCGGGAGTTGGGAGCGGATTTCTACGCCTTCTCCGGCCATAAAGTCTACGCACCCACAGGAATAGGCGTATTGTATGGCAAAGCGGAGTGGTTGGAGAAGATCCCCCCCTACCACGGTGGCGGAGAGATGATCGCCAAGGTGACATTCGAAAAGACCACCTACAACGAATTGCCCTATAAGTTCGAAGCCGGCACGCCGGACTATGTCGGCTCCACGGCTTTGGCCACAGCTCTCGACTACATCGAAGGATTGGGCTTGGAAGCCATAGCCACACATGAAGACAAACTCCTGCGAATGGCCACCGAAGGCGTGAGAACTTTCCCCAATGCCCGTATCATCGGAGAAGCCGAACATAAGAGCGGTGTACTCTCTTTCCTCATAGGCGACATTCACCCTTATGACCTCGGCATGTTGCTCGATCGGCTGGGTATAGCCATCCGTACCGGACATCACTGTGCCGAACCGCTACTCGAAAGCATGGGACTCAATGCCACGGCTCGCGCCTCCTTTGCTCTCTACAATACCGAGGAGGAAGTGGAGCAATTCCTCCAAGCCTTGAAACGTGTAGTAAGCATGTTCTAA
- a CDS encoding C40 family peptidase yields the protein MKECASICKRLFRQSCLLLTLAGLLYSCGTGKKATNISGKPHDTTTTGHSLRTAEDIVTDLIARGKKLIGKPYRYQGPSSWPMDCSGYVAYLYSCYGIHIPRSSSALYNYTIPIRHPLPGDLLFFRGSKNHKGTIGHVALLIEVCDDELIMLHNTNSRGIIIESLQRSSYFSKRYIRAGRLPEIQALMD from the coding sequence ATGAAAGAATGCGCATCGATCTGTAAACGCCTTTTCCGGCAGTCTTGTTTGCTCCTTACCCTTGCTGGCCTCCTGTATTCCTGCGGAACAGGCAAAAAAGCGACAAATATATCCGGCAAACCTCACGATACAACTACTACCGGCCATTCGCTCCGAACGGCGGAGGACATCGTTACCGACCTGATAGCCCGAGGCAAGAAACTGATAGGCAAACCCTACAGGTATCAGGGGCCATCGTCTTGGCCGATGGATTGCTCCGGCTACGTGGCCTACCTCTATTCCTGCTACGGTATTCATATCCCACGCTCTTCATCGGCTCTGTACAACTATACCATTCCCATACGCCATCCTCTACCGGGCGATCTGCTTTTCTTCCGTGGTAGCAAGAATCACAAAGGGACTATCGGCCATGTGGCACTGTTGATCGAAGTTTGCGATGACGAACTAATCATGCTACACAACACCAATAGCAGAGGTATTATCATCGAATCACTGCAACGAAGTTCGTACTTCAGCAAGCGTTACATCCGTGCCGGTCGTTTGCCTGAGATCCAAGCTCTCATGGACTGA
- a CDS encoding sensor histidine kinase, whose translation MKRLGRISLRVLLLAGVLLSLLLMAMTLLYPPVEKGGLFFMLAIEVALLFFLGFLYNKVVLPIRAVGDGMDMLRSQDYATTLAPVGQQDADRVVELYNALMHSLKKERLRLEERDNFLSLVIDVSPVGFVVLDFDMRVVSVNPAARRLLDLPDDYIPIERPLEEVCAKIPFGPDELGEGESRTWRLPTAEVRRITRMRFFDRSFSRLFFSIETLTEELHSAEKEAYEKLIRLIAHEVNNSTAGIIGVLNAVGDAFDDTPHTPEGEVSEAIALCRDRCMAMSRFITRFAEVVKLPDPTLSSVDLVPLCERCILLMQPLAVETGVKMKMCKEQNSCLVRCDAEQIEQVVINLLRNAIESFAQQNDLAVSETKTVLLCLDRHNLLVEDNGQPISDDVATRLFTPFFSTKPNGQGIGLVVIREVLTRHGWAFSLTTDADGHTRFRMAWP comes from the coding sequence ATGAAACGATTGGGCAGAATATCCCTACGCGTTTTGCTCTTGGCAGGAGTATTGCTCTCTCTATTGCTTATGGCGATGACTCTCCTATATCCTCCGGTAGAGAAAGGCGGGCTCTTCTTCATGCTGGCTATAGAGGTTGCTCTCCTCTTCTTTCTCGGTTTCCTATATAATAAGGTAGTATTGCCGATACGAGCCGTAGGCGATGGAATGGATATGCTCCGTTCACAGGACTATGCCACTACCCTTGCTCCTGTCGGTCAGCAGGATGCAGACCGGGTGGTCGAGCTTTATAATGCGCTGATGCACAGCCTCAAGAAGGAGAGACTGAGACTGGAAGAAAGGGACAATTTCCTTTCGCTCGTGATAGATGTTTCGCCCGTGGGCTTCGTCGTTTTGGATTTCGACATGCGGGTTGTATCGGTCAATCCTGCCGCTCGCAGGCTGTTGGACTTACCCGATGATTATATCCCGATCGAAAGACCGTTGGAAGAAGTATGCGCGAAGATCCCTTTCGGTCCGGACGAGCTGGGCGAAGGGGAATCCCGTACATGGCGATTGCCTACGGCCGAGGTGAGGAGGATTACGCGGATGAGATTCTTCGATCGTTCGTTCAGCCGTCTCTTTTTCAGTATCGAAACCCTGACCGAGGAGTTGCATTCGGCGGAGAAAGAAGCCTATGAAAAACTGATCAGGCTGATAGCCCATGAGGTCAATAACAGTACCGCCGGTATAATCGGTGTGCTAAATGCCGTGGGGGATGCTTTCGACGACACTCCTCATACTCCCGAAGGGGAAGTGTCCGAAGCCATCGCTCTCTGCCGCGACCGGTGTATGGCCATGAGCCGCTTTATCACACGATTTGCCGAAGTGGTCAAGCTACCTGATCCTACCCTATCTTCCGTAGACTTGGTACCGCTATGCGAGCGATGCATACTGCTGATGCAGCCTTTGGCTGTCGAAACGGGTGTGAAAATGAAGATGTGCAAAGAGCAAAATTCGTGCTTAGTCCGCTGCGATGCAGAGCAAATAGAGCAGGTGGTAATCAATCTGCTGCGCAACGCTATAGAGAGCTTTGCACAGCAAAATGATCTGGCTGTCTCGGAAACAAAGACGGTTCTGCTTTGTTTGGATCGTCACAATCTGCTTGTAGAGGATAATGGACAGCCTATCAGCGATGACGTTGCCACCCGTCTCTTTACACCATTCTTCAGCACCAAGCCGAATGGTCAGGGGATAGGCTTGGTCGTTATTCGCGAAGTACTGACTCGCCACGGCTGGGCCTTCTCCCTGACCACTGATGCCGACGGCCACACTCGCTTCCGTATGGCGTGGCCTTGA
- a CDS encoding RluA family pseudouridine synthase has protein sequence MAELFDEDDAEDISDGGLDPEEEDRYEHFRTVADPGQTLIRIDKFLVDRMNNATRSRIQQAAEAGAIFVNGRPVKSNYRIKPGDVVTLELLRPRRELEIIPEDIPLDIVYEDDVLLVINKPAGLVVHPGHGNYTGTLVNALAYYLREDPEYDPMDPSLGLVHRIDKDTSGLLVVAKRAEAKSDLCKQFYYKTTHRSYRALVWGRFDYPIGTITGNIGRDLKDRLQMAVFPPDGDIGKPAVTHYQVLEELAYVSWIECRLETGRTHQIRAHMKHIGHTLFADERYGGDQILRGNNTANYRRFVQNCLAICPRQALHAKTLGFRHPVTGVEMQFDSDIPADLTTLLERWRTFIACISAGQDYI, from the coding sequence ATGGCGGAGCTATTCGACGAAGACGATGCAGAGGACATCTCGGACGGCGGACTCGACCCGGAGGAAGAGGACAGATACGAACATTTCCGCACTGTAGCGGATCCGGGACAGACACTTATTCGTATCGACAAATTCCTTGTCGACAGGATGAACAACGCCACACGCAGCCGTATCCAACAAGCGGCTGAAGCCGGTGCCATATTCGTCAATGGCCGGCCGGTAAAGAGCAACTACCGGATCAAACCGGGCGATGTGGTCACGTTGGAACTCCTCCGACCACGACGGGAATTGGAGATCATTCCCGAAGATATTCCACTCGATATAGTGTATGAAGACGATGTACTGCTCGTGATCAATAAGCCTGCCGGATTAGTGGTACACCCCGGCCATGGCAATTACACGGGTACACTGGTCAATGCACTGGCCTACTACCTCCGAGAGGATCCTGAATACGACCCCATGGATCCGAGTCTGGGACTCGTACACCGTATAGACAAGGACACGAGCGGCCTTCTGGTTGTTGCCAAGAGGGCCGAAGCCAAATCGGACTTGTGCAAGCAATTCTATTATAAGACGACGCATCGCTCCTATCGTGCACTGGTATGGGGACGTTTCGACTACCCGATCGGAACCATTACCGGCAATATAGGACGCGACCTGAAAGACCGCCTGCAAATGGCGGTATTCCCTCCCGATGGAGATATTGGCAAACCGGCCGTAACGCATTACCAGGTCTTGGAAGAACTGGCATACGTCAGCTGGATAGAATGCCGTCTGGAGACAGGGCGTACCCATCAGATCAGGGCACACATGAAGCACATAGGCCATACGCTGTTTGCTGACGAGCGTTATGGCGGCGATCAAATCCTGAGAGGAAACAATACGGCCAATTACCGCCGATTCGTGCAGAACTGTTTGGCTATCTGTCCACGACAGGCTCTGCATGCCAAGACATTAGGCTTTCGCCATCCTGTCACGGGAGTGGAGATGCAGTTCGACTCCGATATACCTGCCGATCTTACCACTTTGCTTGAGCGTTGGCGTACGTTTATCGCCTGCATATCTGCAGGACAGGACTATATCTGA
- a CDS encoding nitroreductase family protein — translation MNPNDFYSLIEQRQSDRKFDPDRPVPEDVLQRIIEAGRLSPSACNSQPWSFVVVTDPDTRRQLAEASSSRLLGMNHFTRQAPVHIVLVEEKANFTATIGGKMKKIHYANIDLGIAAAHITLAATAEGLGSCIIGWVNEAKIREILGIPSGRRVVMNIMLGYSADPHRAKKRKETSEILHREKW, via the coding sequence ATGAACCCGAACGACTTTTACTCTCTGATCGAACAGCGACAGAGCGATCGCAAGTTCGATCCCGACCGCCCCGTACCCGAAGACGTGCTTCAGCGCATCATCGAAGCGGGGCGTCTCTCCCCCTCAGCCTGCAATTCGCAGCCTTGGAGCTTTGTCGTCGTCACCGATCCCGACACTCGCAGACAACTGGCTGAAGCCTCATCGTCACGGTTATTGGGTATGAATCACTTCACGCGTCAGGCTCCCGTACACATCGTATTAGTCGAAGAGAAAGCCAACTTCACGGCGACCATCGGGGGGAAAATGAAAAAAATCCACTATGCCAATATCGACCTCGGCATAGCCGCCGCACACATCACGCTGGCAGCCACAGCCGAAGGTCTCGGCAGCTGCATCATAGGCTGGGTAAACGAAGCCAAGATCCGCGAAATACTGGGCATTCCCTCCGGACGCCGCGTAGTCATGAACATCATGCTCGGCTATTCCGCCGATCCGCACAGGGCCAAGAAGCGCAAAGAAACCTCGGAGATTCTTCACCGCGAGAAGTGGTAG
- a CDS encoding VOC family protein produces MDNQKRPFTTRFDHYNYNVLDLERSLAFYDRAFGFREVKRKEAADGSFILVYLGDEYGHFLLELTWLRDRKEPYNLGENEVHLCVRTTGDYDAVREYHRAMGCICYENEQMGLYFVNDPDGYWIEVLPENRD; encoded by the coding sequence ATGGACAATCAGAAAAGACCTTTTACGACGCGTTTCGATCATTATAACTACAACGTCCTCGACCTGGAACGTAGCCTGGCTTTCTATGACCGCGCTTTCGGCTTTCGCGAAGTGAAGCGCAAGGAAGCGGCCGATGGCTCGTTTATCCTCGTTTATCTGGGCGATGAGTACGGGCATTTTCTTTTGGAGCTGACTTGGCTCAGAGATCGGAAGGAACCTTACAACTTGGGAGAGAATGAGGTTCACCTCTGTGTCCGGACTACGGGCGACTATGATGCCGTACGCGAATATCACCGTGCCATGGGCTGTATCTGCTATGAGAATGAGCAGATGGGGCTCTACTTTGTGAACGATCCGGACGGCTATTGGATCGAGGTGCTGCCGGAGAATCGGGATTGA
- a CDS encoding ribonuclease HII: MLLSRYIDDDLRECGCDEAGRGCLAGPVYAAAVILPADFSHPLLNDSKQLSEKQRYTLRPVIESEAIGWGIGIVSPQEIDEINILRASFLAMHRAIEQLPFRPERLLIDGNRFDPFEQIPHHCIVGGDARYRSIAAASILAKTYRDDSMLRLNKDFPMYGWERNKGYPSPAHKSAIRRFGVSPHHRLTFRGVVDADRPTTE, from the coding sequence ATGCTGCTCTCTCGCTACATAGACGATGACTTGCGTGAATGCGGTTGCGACGAAGCCGGTCGTGGCTGTCTGGCCGGTCCCGTCTATGCAGCGGCTGTGATCCTACCGGCCGACTTCTCTCATCCCCTGCTGAATGATTCGAAACAACTGAGCGAAAAGCAACGCTATACCCTTCGCCCTGTCATAGAATCCGAGGCTATCGGATGGGGGATAGGCATTGTGAGTCCGCAGGAGATAGACGAGATCAATATCCTCAGAGCTTCCTTTCTCGCGATGCATCGCGCCATAGAGCAGTTACCTTTTCGCCCCGAAAGATTGCTGATCGACGGCAATCGGTTCGATCCTTTCGAACAAATCCCTCACCACTGTATCGTGGGAGGCGATGCCCGCTATCGCTCCATCGCAGCAGCTTCCATTTTGGCCAAAACCTATCGGGACGACTCGATGCTCCGTCTGAATAAGGACTTCCCGATGTACGGATGGGAGCGCAACAAAGGTTATCCGTCACCTGCACACAAATCCGCTATTCGTCGTTTCGGAGTTTCGCCACATCACCGTCTTACTTTCCGTGGAGTGGTGGATGCAGACCGGCCGACAACAGAATAA
- a CDS encoding DUF1661 domain-containing protein → MEREFFASRTKTKIFSPYVFRSVQ, encoded by the coding sequence TTGGAGCGAGAATTTTTTGCTTCCCGGACCAAAACGAAAATTTTCTCGCCCTACGTTTTTCGGAGCGTACAATAG